A genome region from Eschrichtius robustus isolate mEscRob2 chromosome 4, mEscRob2.pri, whole genome shotgun sequence includes the following:
- the EXOSC9 gene encoding exosome complex component RRP45 isoform X1, which yields MKETPLSNCERRFLLRAIEEKKRLDGRQTYDYRNIKISFGTDYGCCIVELGKTRVLGQVSCELVSPKLNRATEGILFFNLELSQMAAPAFEPGRQSDLLVKLNRLLERCLRNSKCIDTESLCVVAGEKVWQIRVDLHLLNHDGNIIDAASIAAIVALCHFRRPDVSVQGDEVTLYTLEERGPVPLSIHHMPICVSFAFFQQGTYLLVDPNEREERVMDGLLVIAMNKHREICTIQSSGGIMLLKDQVLRCSKIAGVKVAEITELIQKALENDQKVRKEGGKFGFAESIANQRITAFRMEKAPVDTSDVEEKAEEIISEAEPPSEVVSKPVLWTPGTAQIGEGIENSWGDLEDSEKEDEDEGGSDEAIILDSIKMDTGEVSNIGSQDAPIVLSDSEEEEMIILEPDKNPKKIRTQTISATQVKAPSKKPVKKRKKKRAAN from the exons ATGAAGGAGACGCCACTCTCAAACTGCGAGCGCCGCTTTCTGCTCCGCGCCATCGAAGAGAAAAAG CGGCTGGATGGCAGACAAACCTATGATTATAGGAACATCAAGATCTCATTTGGAACAGATTATGGGTGCTGCATTGTGGAACTTGGAAAAACAAG AGTTCTTGGACAGGTTTCCTGTGAACTTGTTTCTCCAAAACTCAATAGGGCAACagaaggtattcttttttttaaccttgaacTCTCTCAGATGGCTGCCCCAGCTTTTGAACCTGGCAG GCAGTCAGATCTCTTGGTGAAGTTGAATCGCCTCTTGGAAAGATGTCTAAGAAATTCGAAGTGTATAGACACTGAATCTCTCTGTGTTGTAGCTGGTGAAAAG GTTTGGCAAATACGCGTGGACCTACATTTGTTAAATCATGATGGAAACATTATTGATGCTGCCAGCATTGCTGCAATTGTAGCCTTATGTCACTTCCGAAGGCCTGATGTCTCTGTCCAGGGAGATGAAGTAACACTG TATACACTTGAGGAGCGTGGTCCTGTGCCATTGAGCATCCACCACATGCCCATTTGTGTCAGTTTTGCCTTCTTCCAGCAAGG AACATATTTATTGGTGGATCCCAATGAACGAGAAGAACGTGTAATGGATGGCTTGCTGGTGATTGCCATGAATAAGCATCGAGAGATTTGTACCATCCAATCCAGTGGTGGGATAATGCTGCTAAAAGATCAA GTTTTGAGATGTAGTAAAATAGCTGGTGTGAAGGTAGCAGAAATTACAGAGCTAATACAGAAAGCTTTGGAGAACGACCAGAAAGTTAg gAAAGAAGGTGGAAAGTTTGGCTTTGCAGAATCCATAGCAAATCAAAGGATCACAGCATTTAGAATGGAAAAGGCCCCTGTTGATACCTCCGACGTAGAGGAGAAAGCAGAAGAAATCATCTCTGAAGCTGAACCTCCTTCAGAAGT TGTTTCGAAACCTGTGCTGTGGACTCCTGGAACCGCCCAAATTGGAGAGGGAATAGAAAACTCCTGGGGTGACCTTGAAGACTCTGAGAAGGAAGACGAAGATGAAGGTGGCAGTGATGAAGCTATCATTCTTGATAGTATAAAAATGGACACGGGAGAAGTCTCTAATATTGGAAGCCAAG atGCCCCTATAGTGCTCTCAGACagtgaagaagaagaaatgatcaTTTTAGAACCAGATAAGAATCCGAAGAAAATAAG AACACAGACCATCAGTGCAACACAAGTAAAAGCACCAAGTAAAAAGccagtgaaaaagagaaaaaagaagagagctgcTAATTAA
- the EXOSC9 gene encoding exosome complex component RRP45 isoform X2: MLCLQRLDGRQTYDYRNIKISFGTDYGCCIVELGKTRVLGQVSCELVSPKLNRATEGILFFNLELSQMAAPAFEPGRQSDLLVKLNRLLERCLRNSKCIDTESLCVVAGEKVWQIRVDLHLLNHDGNIIDAASIAAIVALCHFRRPDVSVQGDEVTLYTLEERGPVPLSIHHMPICVSFAFFQQGTYLLVDPNEREERVMDGLLVIAMNKHREICTIQSSGGIMLLKDQVLRCSKIAGVKVAEITELIQKALENDQKVRKEGGKFGFAESIANQRITAFRMEKAPVDTSDVEEKAEEIISEAEPPSEVVSKPVLWTPGTAQIGEGIENSWGDLEDSEKEDEDEGGSDEAIILDSIKMDTGEVSNIGSQDAPIVLSDSEEEEMIILEPDKNPKKIRTQTISATQVKAPSKKPVKKRKKKRAAN, translated from the exons ATGTTGTGCTTACAGCGGCTGGATGGCAGACAAACCTATGATTATAGGAACATCAAGATCTCATTTGGAACAGATTATGGGTGCTGCATTGTGGAACTTGGAAAAACAAG AGTTCTTGGACAGGTTTCCTGTGAACTTGTTTCTCCAAAACTCAATAGGGCAACagaaggtattcttttttttaaccttgaacTCTCTCAGATGGCTGCCCCAGCTTTTGAACCTGGCAG GCAGTCAGATCTCTTGGTGAAGTTGAATCGCCTCTTGGAAAGATGTCTAAGAAATTCGAAGTGTATAGACACTGAATCTCTCTGTGTTGTAGCTGGTGAAAAG GTTTGGCAAATACGCGTGGACCTACATTTGTTAAATCATGATGGAAACATTATTGATGCTGCCAGCATTGCTGCAATTGTAGCCTTATGTCACTTCCGAAGGCCTGATGTCTCTGTCCAGGGAGATGAAGTAACACTG TATACACTTGAGGAGCGTGGTCCTGTGCCATTGAGCATCCACCACATGCCCATTTGTGTCAGTTTTGCCTTCTTCCAGCAAGG AACATATTTATTGGTGGATCCCAATGAACGAGAAGAACGTGTAATGGATGGCTTGCTGGTGATTGCCATGAATAAGCATCGAGAGATTTGTACCATCCAATCCAGTGGTGGGATAATGCTGCTAAAAGATCAA GTTTTGAGATGTAGTAAAATAGCTGGTGTGAAGGTAGCAGAAATTACAGAGCTAATACAGAAAGCTTTGGAGAACGACCAGAAAGTTAg gAAAGAAGGTGGAAAGTTTGGCTTTGCAGAATCCATAGCAAATCAAAGGATCACAGCATTTAGAATGGAAAAGGCCCCTGTTGATACCTCCGACGTAGAGGAGAAAGCAGAAGAAATCATCTCTGAAGCTGAACCTCCTTCAGAAGT TGTTTCGAAACCTGTGCTGTGGACTCCTGGAACCGCCCAAATTGGAGAGGGAATAGAAAACTCCTGGGGTGACCTTGAAGACTCTGAGAAGGAAGACGAAGATGAAGGTGGCAGTGATGAAGCTATCATTCTTGATAGTATAAAAATGGACACGGGAGAAGTCTCTAATATTGGAAGCCAAG atGCCCCTATAGTGCTCTCAGACagtgaagaagaagaaatgatcaTTTTAGAACCAGATAAGAATCCGAAGAAAATAAG AACACAGACCATCAGTGCAACACAAGTAAAAGCACCAAGTAAAAAGccagtgaaaaagagaaaaaagaagagagctgcTAATTAA
- the CCNA2 gene encoding cyclin-A2: MLGSSAPGPAAREAGSALLTLQQTALQEDQENQENINPEKAAPTQQPRTRAGLAVLKAGNSRGPAPQQRPKTRRVAPLKDLPVNDEHVTVPAWKANSQQPAFTIHVDAAEEETQKRPAESKKPEGEDVLAFNSAVTLPGPRKPLVPLDYPMDGSFESPHTMDMSIVLEDEKPVSVNEVPDYHEDIHTYLREMEVKCKPKVGYMKKQPDITNSMRAILVDWLVEVGEEYKLQNETLHLAVNYIDRFLSSMSVLRGKLQLVGTAAMLLASKFEEIYPPEVAEFVYITDDTYTKKQVLRMEHLVLKVLAFDLAAPTINQFLTQYFLHQQSANCKVESLAMFLGELSLIDADPYLKYLPSVIAAAAFHLALYTVTGQSWPESLVQKTGYTLETLKPCLMDLHQTYLRAPRHAQQSIREKYKNSKYHGVSLLNPPETLNV, encoded by the exons ATGTTGGGCAGCTCCGCGCCCGGGCCTGCGGCCCGCGAGGCAGGCTCGGCGCTGTTAACATTGCAGCAGACGGCGCTCCAGGAGGACCAGGAGAACCAGGAGAACATCAACCCCGAGAAGGCGGCGCCCACCCAGCAGCCCCGGACCCGCGCTGGGCTGGCGGTACTGAAGGCCGGGAACTCGCGGGGACCAGCGCCGCAGCAGAGGCCTAAGACGCGACGG gttgCACCTCTAAAGGATCTTCCTGTAAATGATGAGCATGTCACCGTTCCTGCCTGGAAAGCAAACAGCCAGCAGCCTGCGTTTACCATTCACGTGGATGCAGCAGAGGAAGAGACTCAGAAGAGGCCAGCTGAATCTAAAAAACCAGAAGGTGAAGATGTCTTGGCTTTTAACTCAGCTGTTACTTTACCAGGACCAAGAAAACCACTGGTACCTCTTGATTACCCAATGGATGGTAGTTTTG AGTCACCACATACTATGGATATGTCAATTGTATTGGAAGATGAAAAGCCAGTGAGTGTTAATGAAGTACCAGACTACCATGAGGACATTCATACATACCTTAGGGAAATGGAG GTTAAATGTAAGCCTAAAGTGGGTTACATGAAGAAACAGCCAGACATTACTAACAGTATGAGGGCTATCCTCGTGGACTGGTTAGTTGAAGTAGGAGAAGAATATAAACTACAGAATGAGACCCTGCATTTGGCTGTGAACTACATTGAtaggtttctttcatcaatgtctgtGTTGAGAGGAAAACTTCAGCTTGTGGGCACTGCTGCTATGCTGTTAGCCTC AAAGTTTGAAGAAATATACCCCCCAGAAGTAGCAGAATTTGTATACATTACAGATGACACTTATACCAAGAAACAAGTTCTGAGAATGGAGCACCTAGTTTTGAAAGTCCTTGCTTTTGACTTAGCTGCACCAACAATAAATCAGTTTCTTACCCAGTACTTTCTGCACCAGCAGTCTGCAAACTGCAAAGTTGAAAGTTTAGCAATG TTTTTGGGAGAGTTAAGTTTGATAGATGCTGACCCATATCTAAAGTATTTGCCATCAGTTATCGCCGCAGCAGCCTTCCATTTAGCACTCTACACTGTCACGGGACAAAGCTGG CCTGAATCATTAGTACAAAAGACTGGATATACGCTGGAAACTCTAAAGCCTTGTCTCATGGACCTTCACCAGACCTACCTCAGAGCTCCACGGCATGCACAACAGTCAATAAGAGAAAAGTACAAAAACTCAAA GTATCATGGTGTTTCTCTCCTCAACCCACCAGAGACACTAAATGTGTAA